The following proteins are co-located in the Myroides profundi genome:
- a CDS encoding lipopolysaccharide biosynthesis protein yields the protein MNREFIKNIIINNLSLGLQFGSRWLLSIVLLATLGIIPFGIFSFIYSLANILVSVLPFGSQFYLIKEANIDKDNSKELQASILVLAILSSLVFGVIFVLDLLGVNSYGYVIYLGWILGVVFSINNILFSYLKGIGQFGFELKINVVFSLLIFALMGYLIYVETLGINTIFYLLILFNLLTTVTFLNLSKGISLFEGITGLLTKKQLLTVWKARQYYGLQDIVTASFVQGGMLLLPLLVQGDVYGTYRGLLLIVAPFALLNLAFSQVLLNQIKNVSFAEKGKVFHSLQKIAVPILVLILGVMYVFREFVLEKIAKLVLTETINQAYIGVLGIILFSFIYSGYEMLLVALNKQKIRFLIMVIGAVFNLISIFTLLPRYGIVGAIGTNLISTFVVFALILWSGEKQLKKY from the coding sequence ATGAATAGGGAATTTATAAAAAATATTATTATTAATAATTTATCATTAGGGCTACAGTTTGGATCAAGATGGTTGCTTAGTATTGTTTTATTGGCAACATTAGGAATTATCCCTTTTGGAATTTTTTCATTTATTTATTCGTTGGCAAATATCTTGGTATCAGTTCTGCCCTTCGGTAGTCAGTTTTATTTAATAAAAGAAGCAAATATAGATAAGGATAATAGTAAGGAGTTACAGGCATCAATTCTTGTACTTGCTATATTATCATCTTTAGTATTTGGAGTAATTTTTGTTTTAGATTTACTAGGAGTTAATAGTTATGGTTATGTAATATATTTAGGTTGGATTTTAGGAGTAGTTTTTAGTATTAATAATATTCTGTTTTCTTATTTAAAAGGGATAGGGCAGTTTGGATTTGAATTAAAGATAAATGTTGTTTTTTCTTTATTAATTTTTGCTCTAATGGGGTATTTAATTTATGTTGAAACATTAGGTATCAATACAATTTTTTACTTATTGATTTTATTTAATTTATTAACTACAGTTACTTTTCTTAATTTATCTAAAGGTATTTCTTTGTTTGAAGGTATTACAGGCCTTCTAACTAAAAAGCAGTTATTAACTGTTTGGAAAGCGAGACAATATTATGGACTGCAGGATATAGTTACAGCTTCTTTTGTTCAGGGAGGAATGTTACTATTACCACTTTTAGTTCAAGGAGATGTTTATGGAACTTATAGAGGATTGTTACTAATTGTGGCTCCTTTTGCTTTATTAAATCTTGCGTTTTCACAAGTATTATTAAATCAAATTAAAAATGTTTCTTTTGCAGAAAAAGGAAAAGTATTTCATTCTCTGCAAAAAATAGCTGTTCCTATTCTAGTATTGATTTTAGGAGTAATGTATGTTTTTAGAGAGTTTGTTTTAGAGAAAATAGCTAAGTTAGTTTTAACAGAGACAATAAATCAAGCGTATATTGGTGTGTTAGGGATTATACTTTTCAGTTTTATTTATTCAGGATACGAAATGTTATTAGTAGCTTTAAATAAACAAAAAATACGTTTTTTAATTATGGTTATAGGCGCTGTATTTAATTTAATAAGCATATTTACATTGTTACCTAGATATGGAATAGTGGGAGCTATAGGAACTAATTTGATTTCAACATTTGTTGTTTTTGCTTTAATTCTATGGAGTGGAGAGAAACAATTAAAAAAATATTAA
- a CDS encoding D-glucuronyl C5-epimerase family protein — MSTYISTENNVFNVEDTVKVGFNAVDFLDKKVFNNDSLYPKFPFSGSNISMYDNLERSEAGIPLIYYNSGHHYYPITFCQVALAYHANFLETKSENSKEEFLKISSHILNEAVLIEDFAVLQTELQVENYQLPSKWASAMSQGYSVVIMLQAYNLTRDNRYLDMSNKFLKSFDYSIDKGGVLNFWDGYPFYEEYADPKSHVLNGYMFSLAGLYYSYRVTGNKDAKRLFDQGINTLKAKIHMYDSFFTSNYNKLRVEEMKNETYASAINEDPDHYHELEIYQLLTLYYWTNESILREYAHKFIKYDTGKIDSYYDFDKFKKVTSLKLQENIDVLTDELWSWGNFWSTKNKDNELIIEFDKYRRNIEGIVFYSPTEESLPQNYTIYAWEKDNWVKIYTNKDIYNKNRKYYKTGGFDTFIDINYFPVSFATNKLKISFDVGIRGNVSLREINVLFDQDDKVEYILNSIRKNVID, encoded by the coding sequence GTGAGTACTTATATTAGTACCGAAAATAATGTTTTTAATGTTGAAGATACAGTTAAAGTAGGATTCAATGCAGTTGATTTTTTAGACAAAAAGGTTTTTAATAATGATAGTCTATACCCTAAGTTTCCCTTTTCTGGTTCAAATATATCTATGTATGATAATTTAGAAAGATCTGAAGCAGGAATTCCTCTAATTTATTATAATAGCGGGCATCACTATTATCCAATTACTTTTTGTCAAGTGGCTTTAGCATATCATGCCAATTTTTTAGAAACTAAATCAGAGAATAGTAAAGAAGAGTTTTTAAAAATATCTTCACATATCTTAAACGAGGCAGTCTTGATAGAAGACTTTGCAGTTTTACAGACGGAATTACAGGTTGAAAACTATCAACTACCTTCTAAATGGGCATCAGCTATGTCACAAGGATACTCTGTAGTAATTATGTTACAAGCTTATAATTTAACGAGAGATAATAGATATTTAGATATGTCCAATAAGTTTCTTAAATCATTTGATTATTCAATAGATAAAGGAGGAGTTTTAAATTTTTGGGATGGCTATCCTTTTTATGAAGAATATGCAGATCCTAAATCACATGTTCTGAATGGGTATATGTTTTCTCTAGCAGGATTGTATTATAGTTATCGAGTTACAGGCAATAAGGATGCAAAACGTCTTTTTGATCAAGGTATAAATACTTTAAAAGCAAAAATTCATATGTATGATTCTTTCTTCACTTCAAATTACAATAAATTACGAGTAGAAGAAATGAAGAATGAGACATATGCTTCAGCAATTAATGAAGATCCAGATCATTATCATGAATTAGAGATTTATCAACTTTTGACTTTATATTATTGGACTAATGAATCAATATTACGAGAATATGCACATAAGTTTATTAAGTATGATACTGGAAAAATTGATAGCTATTATGACTTCGATAAATTTAAAAAAGTTACTTCTTTAAAATTACAAGAAAATATTGATGTGTTAACTGATGAACTTTGGAGTTGGGGGAATTTTTGGAGTACAAAAAACAAAGATAATGAACTAATAATAGAGTTTGATAAGTATCGAAGAAATATAGAAGGTATTGTTTTTTATAGCCCTACTGAAGAATCTTTACCACAAAATTATACTATCTATGCATGGGAAAAAGATAATTGGGTAAAAATATATACCAATAAAGATATCTATAATAAAAATAGAAAATATTATAAAACAGGAGGGTTCGATACATTTATTGATATAAACTATTTTCCTGTATCATTTGCCACCAATAAGTTAAAGATAAGTTTCGATGTCGGTATTAGAGGCAATGTGAGCTTAAGAGAAATAAATGTATTATTTGACCAAGATGATAAAGTAGAGTATATTTTAAATTCGATTAGAAAAAATGTAATTGATTGA